A part of Cataglyphis hispanica isolate Lineage 1 chromosome 7, ULB_Chis1_1.0, whole genome shotgun sequence genomic DNA contains:
- the LOC126851064 gene encoding post-GPI attachment to proteins factor 2-like has product MSKLRLGSDYIPLTTEEDMSKIRVVVPFSKVAWLTVSLPFLAFVFCVAWSVLYNFEHSTSTHCQVYNFLPSVSAAIGHYRPQRDVWKTSIALQAIVRTLVFMMYYRYYKQHVYMWARYLSNIALVMYAIENISLVTLSFWTSDENYTFHKMSFIMFLITSFIHMFLAYYIMKSCLNIAKDFHDSSLKWKRRSMMLNVFSISIACYFFYRHNKYCEPLVYSMFALSEYGVVISNMGYHLTAALDFATTRLMISGNSLRII; this is encoded by the exons ATGAGCAAGCTTAGATTAGGGTCAGATTATATCCCCTTAACCACGGAGGAGGACATGTCCAAGATCCGCGTCGTCGTACCGTTCTCCAAAGTGGCATGGCTTACCGTATCACTGCCGTTCCTGGCGTTCGTATTTTGCGTCGCCTGGTCGGtcctgtataattttgaacattCTACCTCTACTCATTGCCAG gtatataattttttaccatCTGTCTCGGCGGCTATTGGTCATTACAGGCCTCAAAGAGATGTCTGGAAAACTTCCATAGCGCTCCAAGCAATAGTGAGAACTTTAGTGTTTATGATGTATTATCGTTACTATAAACAACATGTTTACATGTGGGCGCGATATTTAAGCAATATTGCGCTTGTTATGTATGccattgaaaatatatctcttgtgACATTGAGCTTTTGGACTTCCGATGAGAATTATA cATTTCATAAAATGTCTTTTATAATGTTCTTGATAACATCTTTTATACACATGTTCCTAgcgtattatattatgaagagTTGCTTGAATATTGCCAAAGATTTTCATGATTCTTCTTTGAAATGGAAACGGAGATCAATGAtgttaaatgtattttctatatcAATAGCATGTTACTTCTTTTATaggcataataaatattgtgaacCTTTAG taTATTCTATGTTTGCTTTGAGCGAATATGGAGTTGTAATCTCAAATATGGGATATCATCTAACTGCAGCTTTGGATTTTGCTACAACACGTCTTATGATATCAGGAAATAGCCTCAGAATTATCTAA
- the LOC126851051 gene encoding L-2-hydroxyglutarate dehydrogenase, mitochondrial, which produces MMKTSLITSLTKRTKPQLHYLCRHGSTAASTCSAYDLVIVGGGILGCATAREMIMRHPNMKMAIVEKESTLAKHQTGHNSGVIHAGIYYTPGSMKAKLCVEGLKLCYEYFCKNNIPHKKIGKLIVAQNQNQVKKLDELFDRATKNNVPDVQIVEKDCISKYEPKCKGEKAIWSPWTGIVDWGIVCKSFAEDFKKLGGEIFLNFEVIGFTEMAESKENDQLSPISIQSKNRCIPTKYVLTCAGLHSDRLAVMTGCDVNPRIVPFRGEYLLLNENKRHLCTTNVYPVPDPRFPFLGVHFTPKIAGDIWLGPNAVLALSREGYSWFDINIKDCIEMAKFPGLYKLCFRYFIPGCQEMIKSIFYPLAVRDLQQFIPEITYKDVKRGPAGVRAQALDKDGKLLDDFAFDGGTGTIGSRVLHCRNAPSPAATSSMAIAKLIADKLDHDFKL; this is translated from the exons ATGATGAAGACGAGTTTGATAACGTCTCTAACCAAGAGAACCAAACCGCAGCTACATTATTTATGTCGTCACGGTTCTACTGCCGCAag CACATGCAGCGCCTACGACCTGGTGATCGTCGGCGGTGGCATCCTCGGTTGCGCTACCGCCCGCGAGATGATCATGAGACATCCGAATATGAAGATGGCTATCGTGGAGAAGGAGAGTACTCTAGCCAAGCATCAAACAGGGCACAATAGCGGAGTGATACATGCCGGCATTTATTACACTCCTGGAAGTATGAAg GCGAAACTCTGTGTAGAAGGATTAAAACTTTGCTACGAGTACTTTTGCAAAAACAACATACCTCACAAGAAGATTGGCAAATTGATTGTCGCccaaaatcaaaatcaagtCAAGAAATTAGATGAGCTTTTCGATCGAGCTACAAAGAACAATGTACCGGACGTTCAAATCGTTGAGAAAGATTGCATATCTAAATACGAACCAAAATGCAAG gGAGAAAAGGCTATATGGTCACCATGGACAGGTATAGTAGATTGGGGAATTGTGTGTAAATCTTTCGCCGaagattttaagaaattggGGGGTGAGATTTTCCTCAATTTCGAAGTAATCGGATTCACGGAAATGGCGGAATCGAAAGAAAACGACCAATTGTCTCCCATTTCCATTCAATCGAAAAATCGA tGTATACCAACAAAGTATGTGCTGACGTGCGCCGGTCTGCATTCGGATCGTTTGGCGGTAATGACAGGCTGCGATGTGAATCCGCGAATAGTGCCGTTTCGCGGCGAATATCTTCTTCTGAATGAAAACAAGCGGCATCTCTGCACGACCAATGTGTATCCAGTGCCTGATCCCAGATTCCCATTTCTAGGCGTGCATTTTACACCTAAAATAGCGGGCGACATCTGGTTAGGTCCTAATGCTGTTCTCGCATTATCTAGAGAAGGCTACag CtggtttgatataaatattaaagattgcaTAGAAATGGCTAAATTTCCTGGTTTATACAAACTATGCTTCCGATACTTTATACCAGGCTGCCAggaaatgataaaatcaattttctatcCATTGGCAGTAAGGGACCTACAACAGTTTATTCCTGAAATTACGTATAAAGATGTCAAAAG aggACCAGCAGGTGTAAGAGCACAGGCACTAGATAAAGATGGCAAATTATTAGACGATTTCGCTTTTGACGGAGGCACTGGTACAATCGGAAGTAGAGTATTGCATTGTCGAAATGCGCCGTCACCCGCTGCAACTAGTAGTATGGCGATAGCAAAACTTATTGCTGATAAACTCGACCAtgatttcaaactttaa